The Thermococcus thermotolerans genome contains a region encoding:
- a CDS encoding alkaline phosphatase family protein encodes MEFEKKVREGMKGTKKVLVIGLDSAPPELLFNRFIDDMPNVKKLLEKSVYGPMQTGIPAITIPMWMVMVTGKTPGELGLYGFRHRTGYSYTDYWIAHSKKVKEPTLWDYLGERGKKSIIVGVPPTYPPKPINGHLVSCFITPDASVDYTYPKELKGEIERLVGEYIFDVPFRKEAKDEVKEGIWEMTKKRFEVIRYLIQEKEWDYFHFVEIGLDRLHHAFWRYFDENHHLYPGKGNRYESVIPDYYRLLDREIGETLKLVDLDETAVFIVSDHGIKAMHGNFAVNQWLAEEGLLKIRNPEALHDGKVKRFESLDVDWKETIAWGWGGYYSRVFLNVLGREKAGRIPLSRFEKVRDEVAEQIKGIRGPNGERWDTKVFYPEDIYPVAKGSKPDIMVYFDNLNWRAAGTVGHPSNYLPENDTGPDDANHSEFGVFSMYLPGFDESKATQLTIYDFAPTVLRLFGIEEPLAGMHGRSIL; translated from the coding sequence ATGGAGTTTGAAAAAAAGGTTAGGGAAGGGATGAAGGGGACGAAGAAAGTCCTCGTCATAGGCCTTGATTCCGCCCCGCCGGAGCTACTTTTCAACCGCTTCATCGACGACATGCCCAACGTGAAGAAACTCCTCGAAAAATCCGTCTACGGCCCGATGCAGACGGGAATACCAGCGATAACCATTCCAATGTGGATGGTGATGGTCACCGGCAAGACGCCGGGCGAGCTCGGCCTCTACGGCTTCAGACACAGAACAGGCTATTCCTACACAGACTACTGGATAGCCCACAGCAAAAAGGTCAAGGAGCCGACCCTCTGGGACTACCTCGGCGAGCGCGGAAAGAAGTCGATAATCGTCGGCGTTCCTCCGACCTACCCGCCGAAGCCGATCAACGGCCACCTCGTGAGCTGCTTCATAACCCCTGATGCCAGCGTGGACTACACGTACCCAAAGGAGCTCAAGGGCGAGATCGAGCGCCTGGTCGGCGAGTACATCTTTGACGTCCCCTTCAGGAAGGAGGCAAAGGACGAGGTGAAAGAGGGAATCTGGGAGATGACGAAAAAGCGGTTCGAGGTCATCCGCTACCTCATCCAGGAGAAGGAGTGGGACTACTTCCACTTCGTCGAGATAGGCCTGGATAGACTCCACCACGCCTTCTGGCGCTACTTCGATGAAAACCACCACCTCTACCCGGGTAAGGGAAACAGGTACGAGAGCGTCATTCCGGACTACTACAGGCTTCTCGACAGGGAGATAGGCGAGACGCTCAAGCTCGTAGACCTCGACGAGACGGCCGTCTTCATAGTCTCCGACCACGGGATAAAGGCCATGCACGGCAACTTCGCGGTCAACCAGTGGTTAGCTGAGGAGGGCCTGCTGAAGATCAGGAACCCTGAGGCCCTCCACGACGGGAAGGTCAAGCGCTTCGAGAGCCTCGACGTGGACTGGAAGGAGACCATCGCCTGGGGATGGGGCGGCTACTACTCAAGGGTCTTCCTCAACGTCCTCGGCAGGGAGAAGGCTGGAAGGATACCGCTCTCCAGGTTCGAGAAGGTCAGGGACGAGGTTGCCGAGCAGATAAAGGGGATACGCGGCCCGAACGGCGAGAGGTGGGACACGAAGGTATTCTACCCCGAGGACATCTATCCGGTGGCGAAGGGAAGCAAGCCGGACATAATGGTCTACTTCGACAACCTCAACTGGCGCGCGGCAGGAACCGTCGGCCACCCGAGCAACTATCTACCAGAAAACGACACCGGGCCGGACGACGCGAACCACTCCGAGTTCGGGGTGTTCTCGATGTACTTACCTGGCTTCGACGAGAGTAAAGCAACGCAGCTCACCATCTACGACTTTGCCCCAACGGTGCTCAGGCTCTTTGGCATAGAGGAGCCCCTCGCAGGAATG